The genomic DNA AAACCCGATGCAGACGCTGCCGAGGATCATCGGAATCCCGATTTTTGAAACAATATCGATGCCAAGCGTGGTAGTCGGCGCCCACACCACCACCAGGATCATGGTTAATGATTCGCACAGCATGCCGCCCAGGATCCCCGCCTTCCAGTGTTGCGCTTTCGCCACACGGCGATGGATCCAGCCAGATAGCACGCCTGCAAGAATACTGGTGATAAAGCAGGGCACCGCCGTAACGCCGCCGATGTCGATAAGATAACGGTGCGTCCCGGCAATCAGGCCGGTGATCACCCCTACCCAGGGGCCGAACAGGATGCCGCCGGACATCACCGCGATAATACGCACGTTGACCAGCGACCCTTCCACTGGCACGCCGGACCAGGTGCTGAACAGGGCAAACAGCGAGAAAATGGCGGTGACAGCCAGCAGCTCTTTCGGCGTATGGGCGGATTTGTGCAGCAGTTCGCGGAACAGGCGGATGCGGATCAGGAAGAACAGACAGATCAGCATCAATGCTGCCCGATCAAAGACCGCGAGCAGCATGGTGAATATTTCGTGCATGGAGGTGCCATCGATAACGCAGGGAAGGGTTATGATAGAAAACCTGGCGCGGAATGACCAGCTATCCCGCACCGGGCGCATAAACCGGAAAAACCTTAAATTTAAAAGGGGATTGCGAGTGAGTTTCCGTCATGAAAGGAAAACGTGGCAACCGCGAAAAATCGAAGTAAAAAAGCTGATGTTATTGTGTTAATTAAAAATATCATTTTGGCGATTTGCGGAACATCATTGCTGTTTTACTGGCTGAGAAGGTTCCCCTTTTTTCAGCATATCAATTATTTTTTGTTCACCCTCTCGACAGCGGGAAATTTTTCAGCGTATTTTCTAAAGACGCCACACACGTGGCAGCGTCGCTCGGACGGTCCGGGCGCTAACGTTACTCCGAGGAATCTATGGCTGACTTCAGTCCTGAACGTCGTTTTACGCGTATCGATCGTCTCCCCCCGTATGTTTTCAATATTACTGCCGAGCTGAAAATGGCTGCGCGTCGGCGCGGCGAAGATATTATCGATTTCAGCATGGGCAACCCGGACGGCCCGACACCGCCGCATATCGTCGAAAAACTCTGCACGGTGGCGCAGCGTCCGGATACGCACGGCTACTCGACGTCCCGGGGCATTCCCCGTCTGCGTAGGGCGATTTCCCGCTGGTATCAGGATCGCTATCACGTCGATATCGATCCTGAGACCGAAGCGATTGTCACCATCGGCTCAAAAGAGGGGCTGGCGCATCTGATGCTGGCGACGCTCGACCATGGTGATACGGTGCTGGTGCCGAATCCCAGTTATCCAATCCACATTTACGGCGCGGTAATTGCTGGCGCGCAGGTGCGTTCGGTACCGCTGGTGGAAGGCGTCGACTTTTTTAACGAACTGGAGCGCGCAATCCGTGAAAGCTACCCGAAACCGAAGATGATGATCCTCGGTTTCCCGTCAAACCCGACGGCGCAGTGCGTTGAGCTCGACTTCTTTGAGAAAGTGGTTGCGCTGGCGAAACGCTACGACGTGCTGGTGGTTCACGATCTGGCTTACGCTGACATCGTTTACGATGGCTGGAAAGCGCCGTCGATCATGCAGGTGCCCGGGGCACGTGATGTCGCCGTGGAGTTCTTCACGCTGTCGAAAAGTTACAACATGGCGGGCTGGCGCATCGGTTTTATGGTCGGCAACCCGGTGCTGGTTAACGCGCTGGCGCGCAT from Trabulsiella odontotermitis includes the following:
- the alaC gene encoding alanine transaminase — translated: MADFSPERRFTRIDRLPPYVFNITAELKMAARRRGEDIIDFSMGNPDGPTPPHIVEKLCTVAQRPDTHGYSTSRGIPRLRRAISRWYQDRYHVDIDPETEAIVTIGSKEGLAHLMLATLDHGDTVLVPNPSYPIHIYGAVIAGAQVRSVPLVEGVDFFNELERAIRESYPKPKMMILGFPSNPTAQCVELDFFEKVVALAKRYDVLVVHDLAYADIVYDGWKAPSIMQVPGARDVAVEFFTLSKSYNMAGWRIGFMVGNPVLVNALARIKSYHDYGTFTPLQVAAIAALEGDQQCVRDIAAQYKRRRDVLVKGLHEAGWMVDTPKASMYVWAKIPEPYAEMGSLEFAKKLLKEAKVCVSPGIGFGDYGDTHVRFALIENRDRIRQAVRGIKAMFRADGLLPAPAKTSAEEAS